A portion of the Oreochromis niloticus isolate F11D_XX linkage group LG10, O_niloticus_UMD_NMBU, whole genome shotgun sequence genome contains these proteins:
- the dlg4a gene encoding disks large homolog 4 isoform X6: MFMSVWYAKKMGCRFLNNVRKGKKRRHHKMGNTPPVVVNTDTLDGSPYVNGTEGEIEYEEITLERGNSGLGFSIAGGTDNPHVGDDPSIFITKIIPGGAAAQDGRLSVNDCILFVNDVDVREVTHSQAVEALKEAGAIVRLYVLRRKPAAEKVTEIKLIKGPKGLGFSIAGGVGNQHIPGDNSIYVTKIIEGGAAHKDGRLQIGDKILAVNNVCLEDVMHEDAVGALKNTAEVVYLRVAKPNNLFLTNSYNPPDLTSTYSHMDTELSHPNYLGSDYPQALTPTSPSRFSPVLHGMMGDDDIPREPRRVLIHRGSTGLGFNIVGGEDGEGIFISFILAGGPADLSGELHKGDQILSVNGVDLRMATHEQAAAALKNAGQTVTIIAQYRPDEYSRFEAKIHDLREQLMNSSMGSGTTTLRSNPKRGFYIRALFDYDKTADCGFLSQALGFKFGDVLHVLDCGDEEWWQARKVSPQNEAEEVGFIPSKHRVERKEWSRVNTKERDLGRDSLSTQGRDKASHSYETVTQVEVHYARPIIILGPVKDRINDDLLSEFPDKFGSCVPHTTRPKREYEVDGRDYHFVSSREQMEKDIQSHRFIEAGQYNSHLYGTSVQSVREVAEQQGKHCILDVSANAVRRLQAAQLHPIAIFVRPKSLENVLEINTRLTEEQARKGMDRALKLEQDFLECFTAVVEGDSFEEVYHKVKTVIEEQSGPYIWIPTRERL, encoded by the exons GGTAACTCAGGCCTGGGCTTTAGCATAGCAGGGGGAACAGACAACCCTCACGTGGGCGACGACCCCAGCATCTTCATCACCAAAATCATACCTGGAGGAGCTGCTGCTCAGGATGGACGGCTGAG TGTGAACGATTGCATCCTATTTGTGAATGATGTGGACGTGAGGGAGGTGACACATAGCCAAGCTGTGGAGGCTCTTAAGGAGGCAGGTGCTATCGTCCGCCTCTACGTTCTCCGCAGAAAACCAGCAGCGGAAAAAGTCACTGAAATCAAGCTCATCAAAGGGCCTAAAG GATTAGGTTTCAGCATTGCTGGAGGGGTGGGGAACCAGCACATACCAGGAGATAACAGCATCTATGTCACTAAGATCATTGAAGGCGGAGCAGCTCATAAAGATGGGCGTCTGCAGATTGGGGACAAGATCTTAGCG GTGAACAACGTGTGTCTGGAGGATGTGATGCATGAGGATGCGGTGGGGGCTCTGAAGAACACAGCCGAGGTGGTGTACCTCAGGGTGGCCAAGCCCAACAACCTGTTCCTGACCAACTCGTACAACCCTCCAGACCTCACCAGCA CATATTCCCATATGGATACTGAACTTAGCCACCCAAACTATCTCGGATCCGATTACCCACAAGCCCTCACTCCCACCTCACCGAGTCGGTTTTCTCCTGTTCTGCACGGCATGATGGGAGATGATGATATACCCAG AGAGCCTCGTCGAGTTTTGATCCACCGAGGCTCCACAGGTTTGGGATTCAACATCGTCGGAGGAGAGGACGGCGAGGGGATCTTTATCTCCTTCATCCTGGCAGGCGGTCCAGCTGACCTCAGCGGAGAGCTGCACAAAGGGGatcagatcctcagt GTAAACGGCGTGGACCTGCGTATGGCCACACACGAACAGGCAGCTGCAGCACTGAAGAACGCCGGCCAGACAGTTACCATCATCGCACAGTACCGACCCGATG AGTACAGTCGCTTTGAGGCTAAGATCCATGACTTGAGGGAACAGCTGATGAACAGCAGCATGGGCTCTGGGACGACAACGCTAAGGAGTAATCCAAAGAGAGGCTTCTACATCAG GGCTCTTTTTGACTATGATAAAACTGCCGACTGTGGCTTTCTCAGTCAAGCACTTGGGTTCAAGTTTGGAGACGTGCTGCACGTGTTGGACTGCGGAGATGAAGAGTGGTGGCAGGCCCGTAAGGTCAGCCCGCAGAATGAGGCTGAAGAGGTTGGCTTCATCCCCAGCAAGCACAG GGTGGAAAGAAAAGAGTGGTCTCGTGTTAACACCAAAGAGAGG GACCTTGGTCGGGACAGCTTGAGCACACAAG GGAGAGATAAAGCCTCACACAGTTATGAGACAGTTACCCAAGTGGAAG TACATTATGCAAGGCCCATCATCATTCTGGGTCCTGTGAAGGACAGGATAAATGATGACCTGTTGTCTGAGTTCCCCGATAAGTTTGGATCTTGTGTCCCAC ACACCACGCGGCCCAAGAGGGAGTATGAGGTGGACGGGCGAGACTATCACTTTGTGTCCTCCAGGGAACAGATGGAGAAGGACATCCAGAGCCACCGGTTCATCGAGGCCGGACAGTACAACAGTCACCTGTACGGCACGAGTGTCCAGAGTGTCCGTGAGGTGGCTGAGCAG CAGGGGAAACACTGCATCCTGGATGTCTCAGCCAACGCTGTGCGCAGACTACAAGCAGCTCAGCTTCACCCAATTGCCATCTTTGTGCGGCCCAAGTCGCTGGAGAATGTCCT AGAAATCAACACTCGCCTGACAGAGGAGCAGGCCAGGAAAGGAATGGACCGAGCCCTCAAACTAGAACAAGACTTCCTAGAGTGTTTTACCG CTGTCGTGGAAGGGGACAGCTTTGAAGAGGTCTATCACAAAGTAAAGACAGTGATTGAGGAGCAATCAGGGCCTTACATCTGGATCCCCACTCGGGAGAGGCTGTGA